GACGCTAATAATTCTGAGAAGCGGATGTTCACTCGCGATATTCCTGATAAAGGGATTCTTGATAAGGGACGTGACTTCAAGGGAAGAAACGAGCAATTACATATGCTGTTATCGACAACATATGGACTCAACAGCTCCCATACGAAGAGAATTCATGTGGGTTTGCAAGCAACATCCGAGGGAGTTTTCGTGCCGTTGGTCAAATTAACCGGCAACTGTGCGGACGGCGTTTATTTCGACGAGAAATCGTGGCAGCAGTTTCAAGAGAACATGGGACTCGTGAGCGAATATTTAAATGGAGAAAGCAAATTGAAGCCGAATTCTATCTCCATTAACAATATCTCCGTCAATTTTACTTCGGCTTACGGAGCAAGATCCATATTGCTGACGTACAAGGAAAACGAGGAAGATACTTCTGCCAGGACGAATCAACGAACAGGCGAGGAAAATTGTCCACCGACGAAGAAACGAAAAACATACGCTGTGGCAATTGTGATGCAGAAGCCTACATTTCTCGGGCtgaaaaatattgcgaaatGTATCGATgcacatttattacatttaaaaacagTGGCCGACAATGTTAACAATTGCGcgcgttattttattaaggaAATAGAGTTAAATCTTCCTAAAGGTTATATAGATAaggatattgtaaaattgactCTCAGAGGAAATTACTTCGACATCGAATTTAATGTACAAAAGCAAATAACCGATTTAACTTTCCTCGAtgcgtattttaatatagtaaTGATAGAACTTTGTTTGCTGCGCTTTACCGAAATCTGTCGTATAATTTTGTCGAATCGCggattgtaaattttataacattattgtttaaacattttatctaCAACCTTACTTTATAAGCgactaaattgtatttttttcctatgAAGAAGAATTTGtagtaataaacattttttttgtaacttctacttttttctatttttcttcaatccTCACGTTCTCCGCAACaaattcctttttctcttattttttcagGATTGGTCAGTTTctaaatcgtaaatttttcgaatgcgttcaataataaaaacttttatttaaaacggaATAGTTGCATGACGTCATAAAGCGAACCTGTCCGTTCCTGTTTTACAACCTCGTTTCCGCAGAAAATAAGTAATACATGAGCAAATCTTAGAAACCAAGTGTATTTGATATTTTCGAAAACTCTTTGTTCAGACCCAAGTCCTAAAAAGAACACCGTCATAAATCATATGGAACAAAGGccttaaataaaagaatatggtTTTATGGTTTTATTGTGAACAAGACGGAAAAGGGATTATGGTATAGAACCTTTCTccgaaaactttttttctaccTGAAAGGGAAGGTAGAGAGAAAGTGAGCAGGAAAGTTTCGAATTTGCTAACCGGGGCCTTAGGTAGACATTTTTTGTCACGCCATTATTCTAGAAGTTTTTGGTCTCTTTTACACTGGAaccaattaataaatcaataaatttctcagatgggaaaataaaatcttctaGTTTCATGTTGGAACAAAGGccttaaataaaagaatatggtTTTATGGTTTTATTGTGAACAAGACGGAAAAGGGATTATGGTATAGAACCTTTCTccgaaaactttttttctaccTGAAAGGGAAGGTAGGGAGAAAGTGAGCAGGAAAGTTTCGAATTTGCTAACCAGGGACTTAGGTAGACATTTTTTGTCACGCCATTATTCTAGAAGTTTTTGGTCTCTTTTACACTGGAaccaattaataaatcaataaatttctcaGATGGGAAAATAAAACCTTCTAGTTACATGTTGGAATAAAGGccttaaataaaagaatatggtTTTATGGTTTTATTGTGAACAAGATGGAAAAGGGattatgacaaaaaataactttttgcGAAAACCTTTCTCTTTCACCGGTAATGGAGAGTGGGAAGAAAATGGGCGGGGAAGCCTCGAATTTGGTAACCAATGGTTTAGGTAGAAAATTTTTGTCACGCCATTATTCTAGAagtttttggaaatatttcaACTATAAATGGTCTGTAATACTATAGCTGAGAGTTAGTCCTTATTTGTCCGACCGTACTGGAGTCGTCTTGCAATGCTCTTAGCTAATCAGACAAGTAAAGTGTCGAAAATGTCTCTCCGCGCAACTttgatcgatttttttaaagtgaGTTGCAATTTAAGCAAACACTTTAATAAACAAGTGTTTGTAGAAGCGTTTAATGAGTGGAAGTTTGTAGAAGCAGTGACAATCGTCGAAGAGGCGAATTATGAACTTTTCAAACGTTTCGTGCCTGGGTGCTCCAGAACCCTGTTATGTGTTATGGATGAACTGGGTTACTCTAAGAGAAATCAAAGATTGGTGAATATCATTTTGTGCGAATTAGTAGCGCGTGGAGCTTTTCGTCATGAAGAAGAAGACGCAGGAAGAGGGCATATTGCTAGATTCTTGCATCGTAACGGAATAAGTAAgtgttagaaataaaaattgtaccttaaaattttaatatagtagagtttatcattaaaatttaaattaatttaatagacGAGAACCGCATTGCCGCTGTCCTACCGGTCCGACGAGGACAGAGACGTCGAGCGGAAGAAAACATTGATGAGGAGGCGGTACCAGCACGTAAGTaggaaatgataaaattaattattcattaaaaaaacaaatattataaatattaaattttataggaAGAGCCAGAATCGTTGCACCACTACCCGCAGACAACATCCCCGTCATCGATTTATCTTCCGGTAAGAGACTAATAATAACACGTAAAAGCTAACACttgcaatatttgtataataaatcaaatataatttatactgtTTTAGATGACGATGAAAAACAAGAGGAGGtgggaagaagaagaagcagaaCAAGAAGAGGAAATGAGAATTGTGAGCTCACCCGATTCGGCCATATTTACGCCGCGtggtaaatttttaaaaaataagataagataaaaagGAGGGGTGTCAATAAGGCCGTTTTTTGGCCCACGTCAGAATCGCTCCAAACTGTGGTATTTTCCTCCTACCGATGTAGCTCACAACCTCCTAGAACCGTTTGCTGTCCGAGCAATTAGAGGCTGAGAACGGGCAacttgaaatctcaaaaatcaaTGGAGTTTTTCACATGGTGGTAGTGTCGGTCTCATTTCAGCATGTAATTGTTGGAACGGAGAGTGGGGGGAGGGAAAGAGTGAAAGCGGGAGATGGAGAAGGATGGGAAGAAGGGAGGGGGGAGGTAgaaggggagagagggaggtaAAATCTCTCCAAACTGTGGTATTTTTTTCCTACCGATGTAGCTCACAACCTCCTAGAACCGTTTGCTGTCCGAGCAATTAGAGGCTGAGAACGGGCAacttgaaatctcaaaaatcaaTGGAGTTTTTCATGTGGTGGTAGTGCCGGTCTCATTTCAGTATGTAATTGttgggagaaagggagagagggagggtgGAAGgtagaaagaagagagagggagggtgGGATGTAGAGGAGGAGGGAAGTAGAGTgggagagagacagaggaagggagggagggagggagagagaaagggaggcaGAGCGTGgcagagggagggagagggaggcaGAGGGGGGcagaggaaaggaaaaaagagggagggagaagagagggaaagagaaaaagagagagtggAAAGGAGGgtggaagagaaagagggagggagtGGAAAGTAGGatggaagagaaagagggagggagagagagagaggaaaagggagATAGGGAAAGGGAGGgaaaggagggagagggaggcaGAGAGTgatagagggagggagaggaaggcAGACCTGCTCCCTCCCGTCTGGTTCCcgtcattctctctctctttttctctctctctctctctttctttctttccctctctcctcccttcctccctttCCTTTTCTCTGCCCCCCTCtgcctccctctccctcccacTGCCACCCTCTGcctttttttctccctctccctcccttcctctgtctctctccctctctacTTTCCTCCTCCTCTACCTCCcaccctccctctctcccaaCAATTACATACTGAAATGAGACCGGCACTACCACCATATGAAAAACTCCAttgatttttgagattttaagTTGCCCGTTCTCAGCCTCTAATTGCTCGGACAGCAAACGGTTCTAGGAGGTTGTGAGCTACATCGGTAGGAAAAAAATACCACAGTTTGGAGAGATTTTtgcctccctctctccccttctacctcccccctccctccttcccATCCTTCTCTATCTCCCGCTTTTACTTTTTCCCTTCCCCACCCTCCCTTCCACCCTCCGTTCCAACAATTACATGCTGAAATGAGACCGGCACTACCACCATGTGAAAAACTTCAttgatttttgagatttcaagtTACCCGTTCTCAGCCTCTAATTGCTCGGACAGCAAACGGTTCTAGGAGGTTGTGAGCTACATCGGTAGGAAGAAAATACCACAGTTTGGAGCGATTCTGACGTGGGCCAAAAAACGGCCTTATTGACACCCCTccgaataaaagaaataacgaaatgttacattttaccAGAAAGGgaagtagaagaagaagaacaagAATCGGAATCAGATGATGTTTCGACGATTGACGATGTAATCG
The nucleotide sequence above comes from Temnothorax longispinosus isolate EJ_2023e chromosome 4, Tlon_JGU_v1, whole genome shotgun sequence. Encoded proteins:
- the LOC139811510 gene encoding uncharacterized protein, whose amino-acid sequence is MASHREDANNSEKRMFTRDIPDKGILDKGRDFKGRNEQLHMLLSTTYGLNSSHTKRIHVGLQATSEGVFVPLVKLTGNCADGVYFDEKSWQQFQENMGLVSEYLNGESKLKPNSISINNISVNFTSAYGARSILLTYKENEEDTSARTNQRTGEENCPPTKKRKTYAVAIVMQKPTFLGLKNIAKCIDAHLLHLKTVADNVNNCARYFIKEIELNLPKGYIDKDIVKLTLRGNYFDIEFNVQKQITDLTFLDAYFNIVMIELCLLRFTEICRIILSNRGL